A genomic window from Magnetovibrio sp. PR-2 includes:
- a CDS encoding glycine zipper domain-containing protein yields the protein MNPETGLTEFFIGSALGAMAGSFFGPVAGSAVGSLAGKYVGDYASRKISEKVGGPVILS from the coding sequence ATCAACCCTGAAACGGGACTTACGGAGTTTTTCATCGGGTCCGCTCTCGGCGCCATGGCGGGCAGTTTCTTCGGTCCCGTTGCCGGGTCGGCGGTGGGCAGTCTTGCGGGGAAATATGTTGGCGATTATGCCTCGCGCAAGATCAGCGAAAAAGTTGGTGGCCCTGTTATTCTAAGTTAA